A portion of the Rhizoctonia solani chromosome 6, complete sequence genome contains these proteins:
- a CDS encoding RTA1-like protein, with product MIGGVCYAIGLFMRLPFGSNPDRLSLYIIMNMFTVLSPCAFIATVYMLLGRLALHLDADEYLLVKARIITKLFLTSDIGMLALPYIFLQPIDHEYLPSDLLIQAAGGGMAAMQSLKDVGKRVFVVTWPPLYLTRYGHVDSIDTAVEMGVSRDMEK from the exons ATGATCGGAGGTGTTTGCTATGCGATTGGCCTGTTCATGCGATTAC CCTTTGGGTCGAACCCGGATCGGTTGAGTCTTTACATTATCATGAACATGTTTACCGTGTTATCACCTTGTGCATTTATCGCTACG GTATACATGTTACTTGGGCGACTAGCTTTGCACCTTGATGCCGATGAGTATCTGCTCGTAAAGGCACGAATTATAACTAAATTGTTCTTG ACATCAGATATTGGTATGCTCGCCCTTCCATATATTTTTCTTCAACCTATTGATCACGAATACCTTCCCAGTGACTTACTTATTCAGGCAGCTGGAGGAGGAATGGCAGCCATGCAGAGCCTGAAAGATGTCGGTAAAAG GGTGTTTGTGGTTACTTGGCCACCTCTGTACCTTACTCGGTATGGACATGTCGACTCGATCGATACAGCCGTAGAGATGGGAGTTTCTCGGGACATGGAAAAGTAG
- a CDS encoding RTA1-like protein produces MSPIKILVLGLFSRSLCVLAQEEPYVDPKNDLQNRSICYAIGLFLRLPFAADTHNLGMFICMNTIIVLSPCAFIATVYMLLGRLALHLDADEYLLVKAKIITKLFLTSDIVTLLIQAAGGSMVTNRDLSEVGNKIRSVFRTVEHSQGFNGHLATTESYFYALDALPLFVSILDLATSIYWGTYVGQSATPFQFKFRSAL; encoded by the exons ATGAGCCCTATAAAAATTCTTGTTCTCGGCCTCTTTTCCCGCTCACTTTGTGTTTTGGCACAAGAAGAGCCGTATGTGGATCCCAAGAACGACCTCCAAAACC GAAGCATTTGCTATGCTATCGGACTTTTCTTGAGACTAC CGTTCGCCGCGGATACACACAACTTAGGCATGTTTATATGTATGAATACGATCATTGTGCTATCACCTTGTGCATTCATTGCCACG GTATATATGCTACTGGGCCGGTTGGCTTTACATCTGGATGCCGACGAGTACCTACTGGTCAAAGCAAAAATCATTACAAAACTGTTCTTG ACATCAGATATTG TCACCTTGCTTATTCAGGCAGCTGGAGGGTCGATGGTAACAAATAGGGACCTGAGTGAAGTTGGTAACAAG ATTCGCTCCGTGTTTCGAACGGTCGAACACAGTCAGGGATTTAACGGTCATCTCGCTACAACTGAATCGTACTTCTACGCGCTTGATGCACTACCACTGTTTGTCAGTATCCT TGACTTGGCCACCTCTATATATTGGGGGACCTATGTCGGCCAATCAGCAACGCCGTTCCAGTTTAAATTCCGGAGTGCCCTATGA
- a CDS encoding RTA1-like protein yields the protein MSLTKTLFLSLLFGSLYVLAQEEPYVDPKDDPRTVTLKYIPNKPVAVAFGILYLAVAGGWSVFYAVGLFLRLAFAADTHNLGMFICMNTIVVLSPCAFIATVYMLLGRLALHLDADEYLLVKARIITKLFLTSDIITLLIQATGGAMVTNQDLSEIVGLIIQLISFIFYMAVYAVFIYRMMVNRPEECFFPRNKAGFFTHWTALAGSLTVSCIGILIRSVFRTIEHSQGYGGHLATTESYFYVLDALPLFIGIL from the exons ATGAGCCTTACGAAGACGCTCTTTCTCAGTCTCCTTTTTGGCTCGCTTTATGTGTTGGCACAAGAAGAGCCTTATGTGGATCCCAAGGATGATCCTAGAACCGTCA CACTTAAATACATCCCTAACAAGCCTGTAGCTGTCGCTTTCGGAATCTTATATCTCGCTGTGGCAGGGGGAT GGAGCGTTTTCTACGCTGTCGGACTCTTTTTGAGACTGG CGTTTGCCGCGGACACACACAACCTGGGTATGTTCATATGCATGAACACGATTGTTGTCCTATCTCCTTGTGCCTTTATCGCTACC GTATATATGCTACTTGGTCGATTGGCTTTACATTTGGATGCCGACGAGTACCTGCTGGTCAAAGCGAGGATCATTACAAAGCTTTTCTTG ACATCAGATATTA TCACTCTTCTTATTCAGGCAACTGGAGGCGCGATGGTGACAAACCAGGATCTTAGTGAAATCG TTGGACTCATAATCCAGCTTATTTCTTTCATCTTCTACATGGCCGTCTACGCTGTTTTTATTTATCGAATGATGGTCAATAGACCCGAAGAATGCTTCTTCCCGCGTAATAAGGCAGGGTTCTTCACTCATTGGACAGCATTGGCCGGATCATTGACAGTTAGCTGCATAGGGATCCTG ATCCGCTCTGTGTTTCGAACGATTGAGCATAGTCAAGGGTACGGTGGCCATCTCGCTACAACTGAATCATACTTCTACGTGCTTGATGCACTGCCATTGTTTATCGGCATTCTGTAA